In a single window of the Gemmatimonadota bacterium genome:
- a CDS encoding alpha-amylase family glycosyl hydrolase, giving the protein MGVTLSGAAATFMVWAPNASRVAVTGSFNAWREDEHLLARGDDDCWSITVEGVRAGDEYLYVIDNRGGDEFNPGQRGLRRSDPWARATRHSSGNAVIVDVASELVESGLADDGFETPARPDWLIYQAHIGSFTGLGDGVDTGPTATGTFEQFASKLDYIRALGFNAVALLPIHENPGDGQEGYAPSHLFAPESSYGSPLQLRQLIRAAHDRGLAVIFDVVWNHFSDVDNRLWEFDGMTRDGGIFFEGGERSPWGPRPAFWKAEVRDFIVNHARHCFEEYRVDGLRIDAADEIAREVLLEVVTAVRANPLWQDKLLIVEWTGHDAGIWPQLTEHLRFDRVWALGDPPIFVNAVGATSVESRVEFLLQLVHLPDAALRIRYLLGSHDTAHDNEAGARVGYRHFVELVGGRDDWLARAKARIGWVLCVALPGTPMCFMGAECHLPGYWNPRPDANGHHSDHRFDWSVAGDPIGLQMRALVTDANRLWWNTPVLRQPGFEIVQVDGAAGVLAFLRPDEAGRPLLIVVNLSENSWPDQGYQLPSPGGIGAWQVVLDSQAPNYGGDPLTNPERLEVEAGQLRLSLPQWSALILTPT; this is encoded by the coding sequence ATGGGCGTAACACTGTCCGGCGCCGCGGCGACATTCATGGTCTGGGCGCCCAACGCCTCACGCGTCGCCGTGACGGGATCGTTCAACGCCTGGCGCGAAGACGAACACCTGCTTGCGCGAGGCGACGACGACTGCTGGTCCATCACCGTTGAGGGCGTGCGCGCCGGGGATGAGTACCTCTACGTCATCGACAATCGTGGCGGCGACGAGTTCAATCCGGGCCAGCGCGGGCTCCGCCGCAGCGATCCCTGGGCACGCGCCACCCGGCACTCGAGTGGCAATGCCGTCATCGTCGACGTCGCGAGCGAGCTGGTGGAGTCGGGGCTCGCCGATGATGGCTTCGAGACCCCAGCCCGACCGGACTGGCTCATCTATCAGGCCCACATCGGCTCGTTTACCGGCCTCGGCGATGGTGTCGACACCGGACCTACCGCTACCGGCACCTTCGAACAGTTTGCCTCGAAACTCGATTACATCAGGGCGCTCGGCTTCAATGCAGTGGCCTTGCTGCCGATTCACGAAAACCCCGGCGATGGTCAGGAGGGGTACGCACCGTCGCATCTCTTCGCGCCGGAGTCATCGTACGGCTCACCGTTGCAGTTGCGGCAGCTGATCCGGGCAGCACACGATCGCGGCCTCGCGGTGATCTTCGATGTGGTCTGGAATCATTTCAGCGATGTCGACAACCGCCTCTGGGAATTCGACGGCATGACCCGCGATGGCGGAATCTTCTTTGAAGGTGGGGAGCGTTCACCGTGGGGACCGCGACCCGCGTTCTGGAAGGCGGAGGTGCGCGATTTCATCGTCAATCACGCGCGTCACTGCTTCGAGGAGTATCGCGTCGACGGACTCCGGATTGATGCCGCCGATGAAATCGCTCGCGAAGTGTTGCTCGAGGTCGTGACGGCCGTGCGCGCCAACCCGCTCTGGCAGGACAAACTGCTGATCGTCGAATGGACCGGCCATGATGCTGGCATCTGGCCCCAGTTGACGGAGCATCTTCGCTTCGATCGCGTCTGGGCGCTGGGCGACCCGCCAATCTTCGTCAACGCGGTCGGCGCGACATCGGTCGAGAGTCGGGTCGAGTTCCTGCTGCAACTGGTCCACCTTCCCGATGCCGCGCTCCGCATCCGGTATCTGCTGGGTTCGCACGATACCGCGCACGACAACGAAGCCGGGGCCCGCGTCGGGTATCGTCACTTCGTCGAACTCGTCGGTGGTCGAGACGACTGGCTGGCGCGCGCGAAGGCGCGGATCGGGTGGGTGCTCTGCGTCGCGCTTCCCGGCACCCCGATGTGCTTCATGGGCGCCGAATGCCACCTCCCCGGCTACTGGAACCCGCGCCCCGATGCCAACGGCCACCATTCCGACCATCGCTTCGACTGGTCTGTCGCGGGAGACCCGATCGGACTGCAGATGCGCGCGCTGGTTACCGATGCCAACCGGCTCTGGTGGAATACCCCGGTCCTGCGGCAGCCGGGGTTCGAGATTGTCCAGGTCGACGGCGCCGCCGGGGTGCTCGCCTTCCTGCGACCCGATGAGGCCGGACGGCCACTGCTCATCGTGGTCAACCTGAGCGAAAACAGCTGGCCCGATCAGGGCTATCAGCTCCCTTCACCTGGCGGCATCGGCGCGTGGCAGGTCGTCCTCGACAGTCAGGCACCCAACTACGGCGGCGACCCGCTGACTAACCCCGAGCGCCTCGAAGTCGAGGCCGGTCAGCTCCGGCTCTCCCTCCCCCAGTGGTCAGCGCTGATACTCACCCCCACCTGA
- a CDS encoding lmo0937 family membrane protein, whose translation MLETIIVILLIMWALGMIGGYAFGGLLHILLVIALIVIVIRVIQGRKPL comes from the coding sequence ATGCTCGAAACAATCATTGTCATTCTGCTGATCATGTGGGCGCTGGGCATGATCGGGGGCTACGCGTTCGGTGGCCTGCTGCACATTCTGCTCGTCATCGCCCTGATCGTGATCGTCATCCGGGTGATCCAGGGAAGGAAGCCGCTCTAG
- a CDS encoding cbb3-type cytochrome c oxidase subunit I, producing MHSLVRRYIKTAILFLFAGLVLGGWMMVRRELYQRSPTSWETSAHTHAIFVGFVMMMILGVALWLFPRPERDDIRYRPALVLVAWWLLTVGTASRIIGELLRGTSTAEWLRIAVLLAGLAQIAGLALFFGTMWSRIRAVGSQQREAKGERF from the coding sequence ATGCACTCACTCGTCCGACGATACATCAAGACGGCGATTCTCTTTCTGTTCGCCGGCCTCGTGCTGGGGGGCTGGATGATGGTTCGCCGGGAGCTGTACCAGCGTTCCCCGACATCGTGGGAAACCAGCGCGCACACGCACGCGATCTTCGTCGGCTTCGTGATGATGATGATCCTTGGCGTGGCGCTCTGGCTCTTCCCGCGGCCCGAACGAGACGACATTCGCTATCGCCCTGCGCTCGTCCTGGTGGCGTGGTGGCTGCTGACGGTGGGTACGGCGAGCAGGATCATCGGCGAATTGCTGCGTGGTACGAGCACAGCCGAGTGGCTGCGCATCGCGGTCCTGCTCGCCGGGCTGGCGCAGATCGCCGGCCTCGCGCTCTTTTTCGGAACGATGTGGAGCAGGATTCGGGCGGTGGGAAGCCAGCAGCGCGAAGCGAAGGGCGAGAGATTCTAG
- a CDS encoding nitronate monooxygenase — protein MLGIAAEPVIIQGGMGVGVSNWRLARAVSRLGQLGVVSATALDTVLVRRLQDGDPDGDVRRSMERFPVPGVADAVLARYFIPSGRAPGEPYAMLPMYRRSVSIERQQITMLAAFVEVDLAKEGHRGLVGVNLLTKVQLPNLASLYGAMLAGVDYVLMGAGIPREIPAVLDAFAAHLPGSIRLEVEGMPAGEQIDLLFDPADHTAGAHLPPLRRPKFLAIVASNSLATVLARKASGRVDGFVVEGPTAGGHNAPPRGTPQFNALGEPVYGERDVVDLEKLAELGLPFWLAGSAGTPEALAAARAAGAAGVQVGTLFAWCAESGITEALKRTVVEQLVSGDVTVFTDPKASPTGYPFKVVAWPGSEPEEPRERRCDLGYLRTAYRSDDGRLGYRCPAEPVEAYLAKGGAYEDTVGRRCLCNALTADVGLGQLRDDGEVEPPLLTSGDDLTNLGRVLRGRMHYTASDVLEYLLTLPI, from the coding sequence ATGCTCGGAATCGCCGCAGAGCCAGTCATCATCCAGGGTGGCATGGGAGTTGGAGTTTCCAACTGGCGGCTCGCCCGCGCCGTCTCCCGTCTGGGCCAGCTCGGCGTAGTCTCGGCCACTGCACTCGACACGGTGCTCGTCCGCCGATTGCAAGATGGCGATCCCGATGGCGACGTCCGCCGCTCGATGGAGCGCTTCCCCGTTCCCGGTGTCGCCGACGCGGTGCTCGCGCGCTACTTCATCCCGTCGGGTCGCGCACCCGGCGAACCGTACGCGATGCTGCCGATGTATCGCCGGTCGGTGAGTATCGAACGCCAGCAGATCACCATGCTCGCCGCGTTCGTCGAGGTCGATCTCGCGAAGGAAGGCCATCGCGGGCTCGTCGGTGTCAACCTGCTCACCAAGGTCCAGCTTCCCAACCTCGCGTCTCTGTATGGTGCGATGCTCGCAGGCGTCGACTACGTCCTGATGGGCGCCGGGATACCGCGCGAGATCCCGGCGGTGCTGGATGCGTTCGCGGCGCACTTGCCGGGGTCGATCCGTCTCGAGGTGGAAGGGATGCCAGCCGGAGAACAGATCGATCTCCTCTTCGATCCGGCAGACCACACAGCGGGCGCTCACCTCCCGCCGCTCCGGCGTCCGAAGTTCCTTGCCATCGTCGCGAGCAATTCGCTTGCAACCGTGCTCGCGCGCAAGGCGAGTGGACGAGTCGATGGTTTCGTGGTGGAAGGCCCCACTGCTGGCGGCCACAATGCACCGCCGCGGGGCACGCCACAGTTCAATGCCCTGGGCGAACCGGTATACGGTGAACGCGACGTCGTCGACCTCGAGAAACTCGCCGAACTCGGGCTGCCGTTCTGGCTCGCCGGCTCTGCAGGCACACCGGAGGCGCTGGCGGCCGCGCGCGCAGCCGGTGCCGCGGGTGTTCAGGTCGGCACTCTCTTCGCATGGTGCGCCGAGTCGGGGATCACCGAGGCACTCAAGCGCACGGTCGTGGAACAGCTCGTCAGCGGAGATGTCACCGTCTTCACCGACCCCAAGGCGTCACCCACGGGGTACCCGTTCAAGGTGGTCGCGTGGCCCGGCTCGGAACCCGAGGAGCCGCGCGAGCGCCGCTGTGACCTGGGATATCTGCGCACCGCGTATCGGTCCGACGACGGGCGACTCGGCTATCGCTGCCCTGCCGAACCGGTCGAGGCCTATCTCGCGAAGGGTGGCGCGTACGAGGATACCGTCGGCCGCCGCTGCCTCTGCAATGCGCTGACGGCCGATGTCGGTCTCGGTCAGCTCCGCGATGACGGTGAGGTCGAGCCGCCGCTACTGACGAGTGGCGATGACCTGACGAACCTGGGTCGGGTGCTCCGCGGCCGGATGCACTACACCGCGTCGGATGTGCTGGAATATCTCCTGACATTGCCGATCTGA
- a CDS encoding Rrf2 family transcriptional regulator has translation MLSLPQTAEYALRAVNFIADTPDGRPRRVGEIAAAIKVPHNYLSKTLHQLAQAGVVRSTRGPAGGFQLARPASGLTLAEVIGPFMPVSGRPCVLGRTRCNDTTPCAAHHLWKPVGQQLEAFFAATTIAELRGD, from the coding sequence GTGCTGAGCCTCCCCCAGACGGCCGAGTATGCCCTGCGGGCGGTCAATTTCATCGCCGACACCCCCGATGGCCGACCTCGACGGGTGGGCGAAATTGCGGCCGCGATCAAGGTGCCGCACAACTATCTCTCGAAGACCCTCCACCAGTTGGCCCAGGCAGGGGTGGTGCGGTCGACTCGCGGTCCGGCGGGCGGATTCCAGCTCGCGCGGCCTGCCTCGGGGCTCACGCTGGCCGAGGTCATCGGCCCGTTCATGCCGGTGTCGGGCCGCCCCTGCGTCCTCGGCCGCACGCGATGCAACGACACCACGCCCTGCGCGGCGCACCATCTCTGGAAGCCAGTCGGCCAGCAGCTCGAGGCGTTCTTTGCGGCGACGACGATTGCGGAGTTGAGGGGGGACTAG
- a CDS encoding ABC transporter permease, which translates to MPRPEPSWRRYLRFGRSDIAADIQDELRFHFDERIEALVASGTDPVAARRQAVQEFGDVSAVRTGLAAIDSRIHARRSSRERLTIIADEIRIALRRLRRQPAFTIPAVLTLGLGLAATAVVFTLLDTVLLRPLPYPQAQQLVSLASVMPKLNDVWGIARHQLPYYKANVRAFEDMALYRSIQVSIPGEGTVRAERINAASVSASIFPTLRIAPELGRVFRPEDNLARPGTVVVLGHDYWMRRFGGDRTVIGKLFNVDGTKREIVGVTPANAGLPDQHVDIWVPDYIDPAAAPMNNHVRGAVARLRPGFSAADAEAQIAPLVLRMEEIFPAAYPNHWIQNSGFRTSVTPLRDKVVGPAVARALWILFAAVWLVLVVAIANVANLVLVRAEAERREIVMRTALGASRGYLAVHYLTEGIVVTLIAAILACGLTGLVLGVLPAMAGDTLPRLSEVHFGWASAALIIAAALLIGVGLGTIPLSHAKADAGALREGSRTLTASRARLALRNGLVVGQVALTVMLLAGAGLLLRSGQRLRSVEPGFVADGVIAMSLGLPSAAYKDYDRVATTYRQLAERIKSAPGVVEVGFAEALPLSGDQGCTSVTAPAEGSQPVRNRCIATMQVSPGYFATMGISIRGRAPDWADAATHNGGVVISPALARRFWPGEDPVGKSIRCCRGGDQWDRVAGVSSEVHGTSLDEPPNEVAYFSIVPPDSAPTNNVPLDVQLVVKAPTLAAATVQLLVRDAMAAIDPTVPVSDARLMTDVAADSMASRTFTLLLLGAAAVMALVLSAVGLYGVIAYVVGQRQREIGVRIALGASAQNIGAMVLGQSLRLVMIGVALGLGGAVAGTRVLRSLLFEVSPTDTGVMVTVALLVTALGVAASSLPTARAVRIDPVEALRGD; encoded by the coding sequence ATGCCACGTCCCGAACCGAGTTGGCGTCGGTACCTCCGCTTCGGCCGAAGCGATATCGCGGCCGACATCCAGGATGAACTCCGCTTTCATTTTGATGAGCGGATCGAGGCACTCGTTGCCAGCGGCACCGACCCGGTCGCGGCACGTCGTCAGGCGGTCCAGGAGTTCGGCGATGTATCGGCCGTGCGCACCGGACTCGCGGCGATCGACAGCCGCATTCACGCGCGGCGCAGTTCGCGCGAACGGCTCACGATTATCGCCGACGAAATCCGGATTGCCTTGCGTCGCCTTCGTCGGCAGCCCGCCTTCACCATTCCCGCCGTGCTCACCCTCGGACTCGGTCTCGCCGCGACCGCGGTGGTCTTCACCTTGCTCGACACCGTGCTGCTCCGGCCATTGCCGTATCCCCAGGCGCAGCAGCTGGTGTCGCTCGCCTCGGTGATGCCCAAGCTCAATGACGTGTGGGGGATCGCCCGGCATCAGTTGCCGTATTACAAGGCCAATGTCCGCGCCTTCGAGGACATGGCGCTCTATCGCAGCATCCAGGTCTCCATTCCCGGTGAAGGGACGGTGCGCGCCGAGCGCATCAACGCCGCCTCCGTGAGTGCGTCGATCTTCCCGACACTCCGCATCGCGCCGGAACTTGGCCGCGTGTTTCGCCCCGAAGACAATCTCGCGCGACCAGGTACGGTTGTCGTGCTGGGGCACGACTACTGGATGCGCCGCTTCGGTGGTGATCGCACAGTGATCGGCAAGCTCTTCAATGTCGATGGCACCAAGCGTGAGATTGTCGGCGTCACGCCGGCGAACGCTGGACTCCCCGATCAGCATGTCGACATCTGGGTACCCGATTACATCGATCCGGCTGCCGCACCAATGAACAACCATGTGCGCGGCGCGGTGGCCCGGCTGCGGCCCGGTTTCAGCGCGGCCGATGCCGAGGCGCAGATCGCGCCGCTGGTACTGCGGATGGAAGAGATCTTTCCGGCCGCGTACCCGAATCACTGGATCCAGAACTCCGGCTTCCGGACCTCGGTGACGCCACTGCGTGACAAGGTGGTCGGCCCGGCCGTCGCCCGCGCGCTCTGGATTCTCTTCGCAGCGGTCTGGCTGGTGCTCGTGGTTGCCATCGCCAATGTCGCGAACCTAGTGCTCGTGCGCGCCGAGGCCGAGCGCAGGGAAATCGTGATGCGGACTGCCCTGGGCGCATCGCGCGGCTACCTCGCGGTGCACTACCTGACCGAGGGAATTGTCGTCACCCTGATTGCGGCGATACTCGCCTGCGGCCTCACCGGCCTGGTACTTGGTGTCCTTCCGGCGATGGCCGGCGATACGCTGCCGCGCCTGAGCGAGGTGCATTTCGGCTGGGCTTCCGCCGCACTGATCATTGCCGCAGCACTGCTCATCGGTGTCGGGCTCGGCACCATTCCGCTGTCGCACGCAAAGGCCGACGCGGGCGCGCTGCGCGAGGGATCGCGCACTCTTACGGCGTCGCGAGCCCGGTTGGCGTTGCGCAACGGTCTCGTCGTGGGTCAAGTCGCACTCACGGTGATGCTGCTCGCGGGCGCCGGATTGCTGTTGCGCAGTGGGCAGCGGTTGCGCAGCGTCGAGCCCGGCTTCGTTGCCGATGGCGTGATTGCCATGTCGCTCGGCCTCCCGTCGGCCGCGTACAAGGATTACGATCGCGTCGCGACGACGTACCGACAGCTCGCCGAGCGAATCAAGAGCGCGCCCGGTGTCGTGGAGGTCGGCTTCGCCGAGGCGCTGCCGCTCTCGGGCGATCAGGGATGCACATCGGTCACGGCACCTGCCGAGGGGTCGCAGCCGGTGCGCAATCGCTGCATCGCGACGATGCAGGTCTCTCCCGGATACTTCGCGACGATGGGAATCTCGATTCGCGGTCGTGCGCCAGACTGGGCCGATGCAGCAACGCACAACGGTGGCGTGGTGATCTCACCTGCCCTCGCGCGCCGCTTCTGGCCGGGTGAAGATCCGGTCGGCAAGTCGATCCGCTGTTGCCGTGGCGGCGATCAGTGGGATCGGGTCGCCGGGGTCAGCAGTGAAGTGCACGGCACTTCACTCGATGAGCCGCCCAACGAAGTCGCCTACTTCTCCATCGTGCCACCCGACAGCGCACCGACCAACAACGTGCCGCTCGATGTGCAGCTGGTCGTCAAGGCGCCCACACTTGCGGCAGCGACGGTCCAGCTGCTGGTCCGCGACGCGATGGCGGCGATCGACCCGACCGTGCCGGTGTCGGATGCCCGGCTGATGACCGACGTGGCCGCCGACTCGATGGCGAGTCGCACCTTCACGCTGTTGCTCCTCGGCGCCGCGGCCGTGATGGCGCTGGTGTTGAGCGCGGTGGGACTCTATGGCGTGATCGCCTATGTGGTCGGCCAGCGTCAGCGCGAGATCGGTGTGCGGATCGCCCTTGGGGCTTCGGCGCAGAATATCGGGGCGATGGTGCTCGGTCAGTCGCTTCGGCTGGTGATGATCGGCGTTGCGCTCGGACTGGGTGGTGCCGTGGCAGGCACACGGGTATTGCGGTCACTCCTCTTTGAGGTGAGCCCGACCGACACCGGCGTGATGGTCACGGTGGCGTTGCTGGTCACCGCGCTCGGCGTCGCGGCGAGTTCGCTCCCCACCGCGCGCGCGGTAAGAATCGACCCGGTCGAGGCGCTGCGGGGGGACTAG
- a CDS encoding PadR family transcriptional regulator, producing MSAELDLFQGTLDVLVLRCLSHGAMHGYAVARWIQEGSDGTFRILDGALYTSLHRMEEKGWVEADWGISEKGKRARFYRLTPGGRAELGVRSVNWDRYVVAVAKVMASPGRA from the coding sequence ATGTCCGCTGAACTCGATCTCTTCCAGGGCACCCTCGACGTCCTCGTCCTCCGCTGCCTAAGTCACGGCGCCATGCACGGTTACGCCGTGGCGCGGTGGATCCAGGAGGGCTCAGACGGCACCTTCCGGATCCTGGATGGCGCCCTCTACACCTCGCTCCACCGGATGGAAGAAAAGGGGTGGGTCGAGGCCGATTGGGGCATCTCGGAGAAGGGGAAACGGGCCCGATTCTACCGGCTCACCCCGGGCGGCCGGGCAGAACTCGGCGTCCGGTCGGTGAACTGGGATCGCTACGTCGTCGCTGTCGCCAAGGTGATGGCCTCGCCGGGGAGGGCCTGA
- a CDS encoding VOC family protein, whose product MGVTTHDIFGDAEGAQPATPGSYGIAPPGHRLPEALSLGPVRLQIADLGKSVAYYEAVLGLRVIERGAKSATLAALGPDLPLIHLDERTGAHPAPRRSRTGLYHFAILLPDRPSLGRFIQHLGEINAHAGAADHLVSEAFYLQDPDNLGIEVYADRPREEWRRIKRELMMASDPVDVADLVRASGGEAWTGMPAGTRMGHLHLHVGDIAEASRFYFDALGFDRMVWEYPGALFLGAGGYHHHLGTNTWAGSGSVAPHADESQLLEWTMHFPDQPSLTATVAALKQNGHPTEPRDDGSFLVRDPWQTALRLRVAPA is encoded by the coding sequence ATGGGCGTCACGACGCACGATATCTTCGGCGATGCCGAAGGCGCACAACCGGCAACGCCTGGAAGCTACGGGATCGCACCGCCCGGTCACCGGCTTCCCGAGGCGCTCTCGCTGGGCCCGGTTCGCCTGCAGATCGCCGACCTCGGCAAATCCGTCGCCTACTACGAAGCGGTCCTTGGGCTCCGGGTGATCGAACGCGGCGCGAAGAGCGCCACCCTCGCGGCACTTGGCCCCGACCTGCCGTTAATTCATCTCGACGAACGCACGGGAGCGCACCCCGCGCCGCGACGGAGTCGCACCGGTCTCTACCACTTCGCCATTCTGCTCCCCGATCGACCCTCCCTGGGCCGCTTCATCCAGCACCTCGGCGAAATCAATGCGCACGCCGGTGCAGCGGATCACCTCGTCAGCGAAGCGTTCTACTTGCAGGACCCCGACAACCTCGGCATCGAAGTGTATGCCGACCGCCCTCGCGAGGAGTGGCGCCGGATCAAGCGTGAACTGATGATGGCGTCGGACCCCGTTGATGTGGCCGATCTCGTGCGCGCCAGCGGCGGTGAAGCCTGGACCGGAATGCCCGCCGGCACCCGGATGGGACACCTGCATCTGCATGTCGGTGATATCGCCGAAGCGTCGCGGTTCTACTTCGACGCACTCGGCTTCGACCGCATGGTCTGGGAGTACCCCGGTGCCCTCTTCCTCGGCGCCGGTGGCTATCACCACCATCTCGGCACCAACACCTGGGCCGGCAGCGGGTCAGTGGCGCCGCACGCCGATGAGTCGCAACTGCTTGAGTGGACGATGCACTTCCCCGACCAGCCCTCGCTCACCGCCACGGTGGCAGCACTCAAGCAGAACGGGCACCCCACCGAACCCCGCGATGACGGCTCCTTTCTGGTGCGTGATCCCTGGCAGACGGCGCTGCGATTGAGAGTGGCGCCAGCGTGA
- a CDS encoding metalloregulator ArsR/SmtB family transcription factor: MAELSDTNAVAVAERFKALCEPMRLRLLQALRTGEASVGDLAEQVGGGQANISKHLQVLLQQGFVARRKEGTSSWYRISDPRVFKLCELVCGGLEEELDRKRKLLQRRK, from the coding sequence GTGGCCGAGCTGAGTGATACCAACGCCGTTGCAGTCGCGGAACGTTTCAAGGCGTTGTGCGAGCCGATGCGACTGCGCCTGCTGCAGGCGCTCCGCACGGGAGAAGCGTCCGTCGGCGATCTGGCGGAGCAGGTCGGCGGCGGTCAGGCAAACATCTCGAAGCACTTGCAGGTGCTCCTGCAGCAGGGCTTTGTCGCCCGCCGCAAGGAAGGAACCAGCAGTTGGTACCGCATTTCCGATCCGCGCGTCTTCAAGCTCTGCGAACTCGTCTGTGGCGGCCTCGAAGAGGAGCTCGATCGCAAGCGCAAGCTCCTCCAGCGCCGGAAGTAG
- a CDS encoding DUF2892 domain-containing protein codes for MCKDAIIRRIAGIFVMLSVALGVWVNPAWFCFTAFVGFNLFQSSLTGFCPLERILGRFRLLGCEPKGG; via the coding sequence ATGTGCAAGGATGCGATCATACGGCGAATCGCCGGCATCTTCGTGATGCTGTCGGTGGCATTGGGAGTCTGGGTGAATCCCGCCTGGTTCTGCTTCACGGCGTTTGTCGGATTCAACCTCTTTCAGTCGAGCCTCACCGGCTTCTGTCCGCTCGAGCGGATCCTCGGCCGGTTCCGACTGCTCGGCTGCGAGCCGAAGGGAGGCTGA